One segment of Pirellulales bacterium DNA contains the following:
- a CDS encoding ABC transporter permease, which produces MQFFAFIWRNLLRRPVRSGLTIVGLAVAVAAVVALVGISDGFSRQFQELYDRRGVDLVVQKVGSSAELNNGVPEEMGDRIKKLMPGATVMGGLMDVVSFPDHDLMAVIINGWPADSPLFLDRKLISGRFPKESDYHKAIIGTVLAANLGKKVGDTIRVYDTDVEVIGTFESASVFESGSIATLLKDMQEFMNRPHQVTGFIVRTDIPKDVPDREAKIAAFGKRIEETLDDGIAAMPSGAFIQNVGLIKLAKAVAWVTSAIALAVGAIGMLNTMVMSVYERIREIGTLRAVGWRKMRVMWMILCESILLSLGGAVIGSIAAIGLTRFLSKMPMTSELIEGKIAPVIFAEGFLLALLVGLLGALYPAYWGANLRPIEALRRK; this is translated from the coding sequence ATGCAGTTTTTTGCATTTATCTGGCGCAATTTGCTCCGCCGGCCGGTCCGCAGTGGGCTGACGATTGTCGGCCTGGCGGTCGCCGTTGCCGCCGTGGTGGCTTTGGTGGGCATTTCCGATGGGTTCTCGCGGCAGTTCCAAGAGCTGTACGACCGTCGCGGAGTCGATCTGGTCGTTCAGAAAGTCGGCAGCAGCGCCGAATTGAACAACGGCGTGCCGGAAGAAATGGGCGATCGCATTAAAAAGTTGATGCCGGGTGCCACCGTCATGGGCGGGCTGATGGATGTCGTGTCGTTTCCCGATCACGACCTGATGGCCGTGATCATCAACGGCTGGCCCGCCGACTCCCCGCTTTTCCTCGACCGCAAGCTGATCTCGGGCCGCTTTCCCAAGGAAAGCGATTACCACAAGGCCATCATCGGCACGGTGCTGGCCGCGAACCTCGGTAAGAAGGTGGGCGACACGATCCGCGTCTACGACACGGATGTCGAGGTGATCGGCACTTTCGAGAGCGCGAGCGTTTTCGAGAGCGGTTCGATTGCGACGTTGCTCAAAGACATGCAGGAATTCATGAACCGGCCCCATCAGGTGACCGGCTTCATCGTCCGCACCGATATCCCCAAAGACGTGCCCGACCGTGAAGCCAAAATCGCCGCGTTCGGCAAGCGAATCGAGGAGACGCTCGACGATGGGATCGCCGCAATGCCCTCCGGCGCGTTCATCCAGAACGTCGGGCTAATCAAGCTTGCGAAGGCCGTGGCCTGGGTGACATCGGCGATCGCGCTGGCGGTCGGCGCGATCGGCATGCTCAACACGATGGTCATGTCGGTCTACGAGCGCATCCGCGAGATCGGCACCCTGCGAGCGGTCGGCTGGCGCAAGATGCGCGTGATGTGGATGATCCTCTGCGAATCGATCTTGCTGAGTCTCGGCGGGGCGGTGATCGGCTCGATCGCCGCGATTGGGCTGACTCGCTTCTTGAGCAAGATGCCGATGACCTCGGAACTGATCGAGGGAAAAATCGCCCCGGTCATCTTCGCCGAAGGCTTCCTGCTGGCCCTGCTGGTCGGCCTCCTCGGCGCCCTCTACCCGGCCTACTGGGGCGCGAACCTGCGGCCGATCGAAGCCCTGCGGCGGAAGTAG
- a CDS encoding DUF2182 domain-containing protein has translation MAAMRWATFSRSMPFIIAATVFIAGCMQFMPWTKFGLRECRGSLACGVSLSRRGAWSAWRVGIRSGISCVTCCSGPTLILLALGMMNPAAIVLVTAVIAMEKLMPKPELVVRLSGIIAMIVGLILISRLVLFEPR, from the coding sequence CATTCATTATCGCCGCAACAGTTTTTATAGCGGGCTGCATGCAATTCATGCCCTGGACGAAATTCGGCCTGCGTGAATGCCGCGGGTCGCTCGCCTGTGGCGTTTCGTTATCGCGTAGGGGCGCATGGTCGGCGTGGCGAGTGGGCATTCGTTCCGGAATCTCCTGTGTTACCTGCTGCTCCGGCCCGACGCTAATCCTGCTGGCTCTGGGAATGATGAACCCGGCTGCTATCGTATTGGTGACGGCCGTGATCGCGATGGAGAAATTGATGCCAAAGCCCGAACTAGTCGTTCGACTCTCGGGCATCATCGCCATGATCGTGGGGCTGATTCTGATCAGCAGGCTTGTTTTGTTCGAGCCGCGCTGA
- a CDS encoding winged helix-turn-helix domain-containing protein — translation MATDMATLISQIGETAGEIWRVLESRGSMTIAKLVKEMDAPRDTIMQALGWLAREDKINIEENGRMRVVSLR, via the coding sequence ATGGCGACTGACATGGCGACGTTGATTTCCCAGATCGGTGAGACGGCTGGCGAGATTTGGCGCGTTTTGGAATCCCGCGGTTCGATGACGATCGCCAAGCTCGTCAAAGAAATGGACGCCCCGCGCGACACGATCATGCAAGCCCTGGGCTGGCTGGCACGGGAAGACAAGATCAACATCGAGGAAAACGGGCGGATGCGAGTGGTCTCGCTGCGGTGA
- a CDS encoding ABC transporter ATP-binding protein, with product MNDSYYDPSAPCLVRVDRVSRTYPDGSVTALADVSLEIRRGEYVAIMGPSGSGKSTLLNLLGTLDRPTTGEIYFEDQPLSSLRDLDRFRSRKIGFVFQSFYLLPTLTAVENVQIPMFEGPLGASARAKRAGELLESVGMSHRAKHLPMQLSVGERQRVAIARALANEPQVLLADEPTGNLDSRSGNGVLDLFDQLHRERGMTHVVITHSLEVAERAERIVWIRDGRVVEQPADTTHYREHL from the coding sequence ATGAATGACTCTTATTACGATCCCTCGGCCCCGTGCCTGGTGCGCGTCGATCGAGTGAGCCGCACGTATCCCGATGGCAGCGTGACGGCGCTAGCGGATGTGTCGCTGGAGATTCGTCGCGGCGAGTATGTGGCCATCATGGGCCCGAGCGGGAGCGGCAAATCGACGCTGCTCAATTTGCTCGGCACCCTCGACCGGCCGACGACCGGCGAAATCTATTTTGAGGACCAGCCGCTTTCTTCGCTGCGCGATCTGGATCGATTCCGTTCGCGGAAGATCGGTTTCGTCTTTCAATCCTTCTACCTATTGCCGACGCTCACGGCAGTCGAAAACGTGCAGATCCCGATGTTTGAAGGACCGCTCGGTGCATCCGCTCGCGCGAAGCGAGCGGGCGAATTGCTCGAGTCGGTCGGCATGAGCCATCGCGCGAAACATCTGCCGATGCAGCTTTCCGTCGGCGAGAGGCAACGCGTGGCGATCGCTCGCGCCCTGGCCAACGAGCCGCAGGTGCTGCTGGCGGACGAGCCGACGGGCAACCTCGATTCGCGCTCGGGCAACGGAGTGCTCGATCTGTTCGATCAACTGCATCGCGAGCGCGGCATGACGCACGTCGTCATCACGCATAGTCTCGAGGTCGCCGAGCGGGCCGAGCGGATCGTTTGGATTCGCGACGGCCGAGTGGTCGAACAACCTGCCGACACGACCCATTATCGCGAGCACCTCTAG
- a CDS encoding PEP-CTERM sorting domain-containing protein (PEP-CTERM proteins occur, often in large numbers, in the proteomes of bacteria that also encode an exosortase, a predicted intramembrane cysteine proteinase. The presence of a PEP-CTERM domain at a protein's C-terminus predicts cleavage within the sorting domain, followed by covalent anchoring to some some component of the (usually Gram-negative) cell surface. Many PEP-CTERM proteins exhibit an unusual sequence composition that includes large numbers of potential glycosylation sites. Expression of one such protein has been shown restore the ability of a bacterium to form floc, a type of biofilm.), with product MSTLAPNGNLLSPADTFASDPVSGSFTVAQALDGKVTSQGPPQADNGLIFSGSETFNAGAGNNPQRFAITGFNSPIGQIWLYVITTDTLRMPSTNDGEQILIKSSTTSTTSLNAGDYATTLLPLTGFPTSAFSNTPAVVDPVNDPARSDSKYLVIPVNAPAGTKSLFFDFDGDGNGVRIQEVQAFAPVPEPGSVVLMLIGGFALCAANRARRMKRGDGPA from the coding sequence TTGAGCACGCTGGCTCCGAACGGCAATCTCCTCTCGCCGGCAGACACATTTGCCAGCGACCCCGTGTCAGGTTCCTTTACCGTCGCTCAGGCGCTCGATGGCAAGGTGACCTCGCAGGGTCCTCCGCAGGCCGACAACGGCCTGATCTTCTCCGGTTCAGAGACGTTCAATGCGGGGGCCGGTAATAATCCGCAACGGTTCGCGATTACTGGATTCAACAGTCCGATCGGCCAAATCTGGCTGTATGTGATTACCACGGATACGCTTCGCATGCCGTCGACGAACGACGGCGAGCAGATCTTGATCAAGAGTTCGACGACTTCGACCACGTCGCTGAACGCGGGGGATTACGCTACGACTTTGCTCCCGCTTACGGGCTTTCCGACATCGGCGTTTTCGAATACGCCGGCTGTGGTCGATCCGGTCAACGATCCGGCGCGAAGCGACTCCAAGTACCTCGTCATTCCCGTCAACGCTCCGGCCGGCACGAAGAGTCTGTTCTTTGATTTTGACGGGGACGGCAACGGCGTGCGCATTCAGGAAGTCCAGGCCTTTGCTCCGGTGCCCGAACCAGGTTCGGTCGTGCTGATGCTGATCGGCGGCTTTGCGCTCTGCGCCGCTAATCGTGCGAGGCGAATGAAACGCGGCGACGGGCCCGCCTGA
- a CDS encoding ABC transporter permease: MQFFSFIAKNVLRRKVRSLLTGVGVAVAIAAVVALLGVARGFEDSSRQMLSGRGVDIVVVRAGLGQEDTARLFENIGEQIAQLPEVERVAPVLTDHAGLQGASLPVPIIGYPADSFAFDQLVVPPNNGRKLTAKDHNGVMLGAILARNLGKKPGEQVTIDERKFTVAGVFQGSTMIENGEAVALLPDLQTLMDRYATDDAGNRVGQVTQFQVVLKPGLKTDEAAVEKVRGEIKNLHSPKGQPYGLAAQTSEQYVNNSNEVRLSQAMAWMTSAIALIIGAVGMLNTMIMSVLERTQEIGILRAIGWRKIRVMRMILWESFTLSLAGAAAGTLAALVLTRFVSRLPASNGLVEPNISPTVIGIGFLLALLVGLVGGAYPAIRGASLPPTEALRYE; encoded by the coding sequence ATGCAATTCTTCAGCTTTATCGCCAAGAATGTGTTGCGGCGCAAGGTCCGCTCGCTGCTGACGGGGGTCGGGGTCGCGGTGGCGATTGCGGCGGTCGTGGCCTTGCTGGGGGTCGCCCGCGGGTTTGAAGATTCGTCGCGGCAAATGCTCTCCGGCCGCGGCGTGGATATTGTCGTCGTCCGGGCCGGACTCGGTCAGGAAGACACCGCTCGATTGTTTGAAAACATCGGCGAGCAAATCGCGCAACTGCCAGAAGTGGAAAGGGTTGCGCCTGTACTGACCGACCATGCCGGCTTGCAGGGTGCGAGCCTACCGGTCCCGATCATCGGATATCCAGCCGACAGCTTCGCCTTCGATCAACTCGTCGTGCCGCCCAATAACGGCCGCAAGCTCACGGCTAAAGACCATAATGGAGTGATGCTCGGGGCCATATTGGCCCGGAACCTCGGCAAGAAGCCCGGAGAGCAGGTGACAATCGACGAGCGCAAGTTCACCGTCGCCGGGGTCTTCCAAGGTTCAACCATGATCGAGAACGGCGAAGCGGTGGCGCTCTTGCCCGACCTGCAAACGCTCATGGATCGATATGCCACCGACGACGCCGGGAATCGGGTCGGCCAGGTCACGCAATTCCAGGTCGTGCTCAAGCCGGGTCTGAAAACCGACGAGGCGGCGGTCGAGAAAGTGCGCGGCGAGATCAAGAACCTCCATAGTCCGAAGGGCCAACCCTATGGCTTGGCGGCCCAAACTTCTGAACAGTATGTGAACAATTCGAACGAAGTCCGGCTCTCGCAGGCGATGGCTTGGATGACATCGGCCATTGCCCTGATTATCGGAGCGGTCGGCATGCTCAACACCATGATCATGTCGGTGCTTGAGCGAACGCAGGAGATCGGCATCTTGCGGGCGATCGGCTGGCGCAAGATTCGCGTCATGCGGATGATTCTGTGGGAATCGTTTACTTTGAGCCTGGCGGGCGCGGCGGCCGGCACGTTGGCCGCGCTGGTCTTGACGCGATTCGTGAGCCGACTTCCGGCCTCCAATGGCCTGGTCGAGCCGAATATCTCGCCGACGGTGATCGGCATCGGATTCTTGTTGGCGCTTTTGGTCGGATTGGTCGGCGGCGCGTACCCGGCCATCCGCGGAGCGAGCTTACCGCCGACGGAGGCGTTGCGCTATGAATGA